From a region of the Hypanus sabinus isolate sHypSab1 chromosome 2, sHypSab1.hap1, whole genome shotgun sequence genome:
- the chga gene encoding chromogranin-A isoform X1: MITLIFFVFLLAGQASSSPVPIEHSKADTKVMNCVVEVISDTLAKPSPLPISPECLDALRGDERIIGMLRHQNLLRELQELAAEGANEKTLQKKQSDNYEEKQPAVLKNHDDPQENPAEEQQRSSTENLDIGDEEEEIIKEKLPDVRRHSLQDTATDLNSTTTDRDRGITKKIPVEDEPMESESSSNEYNEDQSQDQQQTEEHSPEAHDDEDTEEVGEDLIKASDEEESNSRYEDSKDEELTHSEEPPQEDWGDEAADSDSSDMDGNGKVSEKEIRSKENNKNSENVDKYSSKNDEKDDLSEEWEGNKRKLDELAPEMKLRKHEAGEEDKSIRVENPKARSRHSHFQYLQGNRRSHAEEGRQKGKVFIASTALRKRLDVEEGSATRKSEDQEVESLEEIESELEAMARRLHQMRSR; this comes from the exons ATGATAACACTGATATTTTTCGTATTTTTACTCGCGGGGCAAG CTTCCTCATCCCCGGTACCCATCGAGCATTCAAAAGCCGACACTAAG GTAATGAATTGTGTTGTAGAGGTCATCTCTGACACGCTGGCCAAACCCAGCCCTTTGCCAATCAGCCCGGAGTGCCTGGACGCTCTCAGGGGAG ATGAGAGAATAATCGGCATGCTTCGACATCAAAATCTTCTGCGAGAACTGCAGGAACTTGCGGCTGAAG GGGCCAATGAGAAGACACTTCAGAAGAAGCAAAGCGACAATTATGAAGAGAAGCAACCTGCAGTTCTCAAGAATCACG ATGACCCTCAAGAGAATCCAGCAGAGGAGCAACAAAGATCCAGCACTGAGAACTTGGACATtggggatgaggaggaggagATCATAAAGGAGAAGCTACCAGATGTACGAAGGCACAGCCTTCAGGATACAGCTACTGACTTGAACAGCACTacaacagacagagacagaggaataACAAAGAAAATTCCAGTAGAAGATGAACCAATGGAAAGTGAATCCTCTTCCAATGAATATAATGAGGACCAATCCCAGGATCAGCAGCAAACTGAGGAGCATAGTCCAGAAGCACATGATGATGAGGACACTGAAGAAGTGGGTGAAGATCTCATCAAAGCAAGTGATGAGGAAGAAAGCAACAGCCGTTATGAAGACAGTAAGGATGAGGAGCTAACCCACAGTGAAGAGCCTCCACAAGAAGACTGGGGAGATGAAGCAGCTGACAGTGACAGTTCAGATATGGATGGAAATGGGAAGGTCTCAGAAAAAGAAATAAGGTCTAAAGAGAACAATAAGAATTCAGAAAATGTAGATAAATATTCAAGCAAGAATGATGAAAAGGATGACTTGTCTGAAGAGTGGGAGGGGAATAAACGCAAGCTGGATGAACTTGCTCCAGAGATGAAGTTGAGAAAGCATGAAGCAGGTGAGGAAGATAAATCGATCAGAGTTGAAAATCCAAAAGCGCGCAGCAGACACAGCCATTTCCAATACTTGCAGGGAAACAGAAGATCTCATGCTGAGGAAGGTCGACAGAAAGGGAAAGTGTTCATTGCATCAACTGCGTTGCGAAAAAGGCTTGATGTAGAGGAAGGAAGTGCCACCAGGAAAAGTGAG
- the chga gene encoding chromogranin-A isoform X2: MITLIFFVFLLAGQASSSPVPIEHSKADTKVMNCVVEVISDTLAKPSPLPISPECLDALRGDERIIGMLRHQNLLRELQELAAEGANEKTLQKKQSDNYEEKQPAVLKNHDDPQENPAEEQQRSSTENLDIGDEEEEIIKEKLPDVRRHSLQDTATDLNSTTTDRDRGITKKIPVEDEPMESESSSNEYNEDQSQDQQQTEEHSPEAHDDEDTEEVGEDLIKASDEEESNSRYEDSKDEELTHSEEPPQEDWGDEAADSDSSDMDGNGKVSEKEIRSKENNKNSENVDKYSSKNDEKDDLSEEWEGNKRKLDELAPEMKLRKHEAGPGSGELGRDRK, encoded by the exons ATGATAACACTGATATTTTTCGTATTTTTACTCGCGGGGCAAG CTTCCTCATCCCCGGTACCCATCGAGCATTCAAAAGCCGACACTAAG GTAATGAATTGTGTTGTAGAGGTCATCTCTGACACGCTGGCCAAACCCAGCCCTTTGCCAATCAGCCCGGAGTGCCTGGACGCTCTCAGGGGAG ATGAGAGAATAATCGGCATGCTTCGACATCAAAATCTTCTGCGAGAACTGCAGGAACTTGCGGCTGAAG GGGCCAATGAGAAGACACTTCAGAAGAAGCAAAGCGACAATTATGAAGAGAAGCAACCTGCAGTTCTCAAGAATCACG ATGACCCTCAAGAGAATCCAGCAGAGGAGCAACAAAGATCCAGCACTGAGAACTTGGACATtggggatgaggaggaggagATCATAAAGGAGAAGCTACCAGATGTACGAAGGCACAGCCTTCAGGATACAGCTACTGACTTGAACAGCACTacaacagacagagacagaggaataACAAAGAAAATTCCAGTAGAAGATGAACCAATGGAAAGTGAATCCTCTTCCAATGAATATAATGAGGACCAATCCCAGGATCAGCAGCAAACTGAGGAGCATAGTCCAGAAGCACATGATGATGAGGACACTGAAGAAGTGGGTGAAGATCTCATCAAAGCAAGTGATGAGGAAGAAAGCAACAGCCGTTATGAAGACAGTAAGGATGAGGAGCTAACCCACAGTGAAGAGCCTCCACAAGAAGACTGGGGAGATGAAGCAGCTGACAGTGACAGTTCAGATATGGATGGAAATGGGAAGGTCTCAGAAAAAGAAATAAGGTCTAAAGAGAACAATAAGAATTCAGAAAATGTAGATAAATATTCAAGCAAGAATGATGAAAAGGATGACTTGTCTGAAGAGTGGGAGGGGAATAAACGCAAGCTGGATGAACTTGCTCCAGAGATGAAGTTGAGAAAGCATGAAGCAG